From a single Streptomyces sp. NBC_01264 genomic region:
- a CDS encoding response regulator produces the protein MIRVVLVDDQPLIRTGLRVLIADTPDLEVVGEAGNGAEAVELVARLRPDVAIMDIRMPGTDGIEATRGIKAEASSTGAATRVLILTTFDDDEYVYGALRAGASGFLVKDMPLESILDGVRIVAAGDALIAPSVTRRLIEEFAARPDPDPEPAPARRTAVGGITDREREVLTLVGRGLSNAEIAAELTISVATAKAHLARLFTKLDARDRVHLVILAYEFGLVAPPA, from the coding sequence ATGATCCGGGTGGTACTGGTCGACGACCAGCCGCTGATCCGTACGGGCCTGCGCGTCCTCATCGCCGACACCCCCGACCTGGAGGTGGTCGGCGAAGCCGGGAACGGCGCCGAAGCCGTGGAACTGGTGGCGCGGCTACGGCCGGACGTCGCCATCATGGACATCCGGATGCCCGGCACCGACGGCATCGAGGCCACCCGCGGGATCAAGGCGGAGGCCTCGTCGACGGGGGCGGCGACCCGCGTCCTGATCCTCACCACCTTCGACGACGACGAGTACGTCTACGGTGCGCTCCGCGCCGGGGCGAGCGGCTTCCTCGTCAAGGACATGCCCCTGGAGTCGATCCTCGACGGAGTCCGGATCGTCGCCGCCGGGGACGCCCTCATCGCGCCCAGCGTCACCCGCCGCCTCATCGAGGAGTTCGCGGCGCGCCCCGATCCCGATCCCGAACCCGCCCCCGCGCGCCGGACGGCCGTCGGCGGCATCACCGACCGGGAGCGCGAGGTCCTGACCCTCGTGGGCCGGGGTCTGTCGAACGCCGAGATCGCCGCGGAACTCACCATCAGCGTGGCCACCGCCAAGGCCCACCTCGCGCGGCTCTTCACCAAACTCGACGCGCGCGACCGGGTCCACCTCGTGATCCTCGCCTACGAGTTCGGCCTGGTCGCGCCCCCGGCATGA
- a CDS encoding DUF2254 family protein, which translates to MSGSADDPARLRTRESRRGRGAMLPRPSRAVRRDLAQLVCAVIGAALGVALPRLSLGPEVDAGPVVTLLFTLGFGVISLVSIIYSMLFLVIQFSASTFTPRLGLFRDDPIVWRTFAFTVGVFVFSIVSGLAIGARRTAVSTLVPGTAMVLTLVALSFMRTLQTRAFLSIQLGHSLTAIATRAHRLFDELYVRPYDPGTATATDPPPPQAPTSAVRWSGPAVVVQRIDVRALVALAERHDCSLTFLVAPGATVSQGMTLAGVTGGELPEEVLRGHLEAGVERTFDQDPDLPFRLLADIALRALSPAINDPATAAESLDRLEDLLTRLSGRDLGIGRFADGSGRLRVTIPVPDWERYVRTAVDDLLFSAADSPMALRRMRDLLGRLAERVPESRRAVVRERLQWVDRTGRERYPLLWADSEAP; encoded by the coding sequence ATGTCCGGCTCGGCCGACGACCCCGCACGGCTGCGCACCCGGGAAAGCCGCCGCGGGCGGGGCGCGATGCTCCCCCGCCCCTCGCGCGCGGTGCGCAGGGATCTGGCGCAGCTCGTCTGCGCGGTCATCGGGGCGGCCCTGGGGGTGGCCCTTCCCAGGCTCTCGCTGGGACCCGAGGTGGATGCCGGGCCGGTGGTGACGCTCCTGTTCACCCTCGGGTTCGGTGTCATCAGTCTGGTGAGCATCATCTACTCGATGCTGTTCCTGGTGATCCAGTTCTCCGCCAGCACCTTCACTCCGCGCCTCGGCCTCTTCCGGGACGACCCCATCGTGTGGCGCACCTTCGCCTTCACCGTCGGCGTGTTCGTCTTCAGCATCGTCTCCGGACTGGCCATCGGTGCCCGCAGGACGGCCGTCTCGACCCTCGTTCCGGGGACCGCGATGGTGCTCACCCTGGTCGCGCTCAGCTTCATGCGGACGCTGCAGACGAGAGCGTTCCTCTCGATCCAGCTCGGCCATTCCCTGACCGCGATCGCCACGCGCGCGCACCGGCTGTTCGATGAGCTGTACGTCCGGCCCTACGATCCCGGGACGGCCACGGCCACGGACCCACCGCCCCCGCAGGCCCCCACCAGCGCCGTCCGGTGGTCCGGACCGGCCGTGGTGGTGCAGCGGATCGACGTGCGCGCACTGGTCGCCCTGGCCGAGCGGCACGACTGCTCCCTCACCTTCCTCGTCGCCCCGGGAGCGACCGTGTCGCAGGGCATGACGCTCGCCGGGGTGACCGGCGGCGAGCTGCCCGAGGAGGTTCTGCGCGGCCATCTGGAGGCCGGAGTGGAGCGCACCTTCGATCAGGATCCCGACCTGCCCTTCCGGCTGCTCGCCGACATCGCGCTGCGGGCGCTCTCCCCCGCGATCAACGACCCGGCCACGGCGGCGGAGAGCCTGGACCGCCTCGAGGACCTGCTGACGCGGCTCTCCGGCCGCGATCTGGGCATCGGCCGGTTCGCCGACGGGAGCGGCCGGCTGCGGGTGACGATCCCGGTGCCGGACTGGGAGCGGTACGTGCGAACGGCCGTCGACGACCTGCTCTTCTCCGCCGCCGATTCCCCGATGGCCCTGCGCAGGATGCGCGACCTGCTGGGCAGGCTGGCGGAGCGGGTCCCGGAGAGCCGGCGCGCGGTCGTGCGGGAGCGGCTCCAGTGGGTCGACCGGACGGGAAGGGAGAGGTACCCGCTGCTCTGGGCCGATTCCGAGGCACCGTGA
- a CDS encoding glycoside hydrolase family 16 protein: MRARRLLRRRPRRRTRRVHARPQHLADAVRTAGNPVRRLPVQRCRRPLARRQRLGDPYGGGGPGIKDTWSSAGASFPSDTTAQGGKTLQLQSSTDGTEQGTRQVEVQTTGTPLFTGTFAARVHLTDKPAAGRNGDHVVETFFPISASDSSANYSELDYEYLPNGGWGSVGPQLDTTSWFKADPPDRVTHALKKRRLEGWHIMMVTFLNGKVTYSLDGKDLFTSSGKYVPREKMDMHFSNWFIDLPFTGGTRTWNMKVNWFYYKAGEAVSQANVQKAVDGFYNAGTTYVNTVPKS; encoded by the coding sequence GTGCGTGCTCGCCGCCTGCTCCGGCGGCGGCCCCGTCGGCGGACCCGCCGCGTCCACGCCCGCCCCCAGCACCTCGCCGACGCCGTCCGGACCGCCGGGAACCCTGTTCGACGGCTTCCAGTACAGCGGTGCCGACGACCCCTCGCTCGGCGCCAACGGCTGGGAGATCCGTACGGGGGCGGCGGCCCGGGGATCAAGGACACCTGGTCCTCCGCCGGTGCGAGCTTCCCCTCCGACACGACGGCCCAGGGGGGCAAGACCCTGCAGCTGCAGTCCTCCACCGACGGCACCGAGCAGGGCACGCGGCAGGTCGAGGTGCAGACCACCGGCACCCCGCTCTTCACGGGTACCTTCGCCGCCCGGGTCCACCTGACCGACAAGCCCGCCGCCGGCCGCAACGGCGACCACGTCGTCGAGACCTTCTTCCCGATATCGGCGTCGGACTCCTCGGCGAACTACAGCGAGCTCGACTACGAGTACCTGCCGAACGGCGGCTGGGGTTCGGTGGGTCCGCAGCTCGACACCACGAGCTGGTTCAAGGCCGATCCGCCGGACCGGGTCACCCACGCGCTCAAGAAGCGGCGCCTCGAGGGCTGGCACATCATGATGGTCACCTTCCTGAACGGAAAGGTCACCTATTCACTGGACGGCAAGGATCTGTTCACCAGTTCCGGCAAATACGTTCCGCGCGAGAAGATGGACATGCATTTCAGCAACTGGTTCATCGACCTTCCCTTCACCGGCGGTACACGTACGTGGAACATGAAGGTCAACTGGTTCTACTACAAGGCCGGCGAGGCCGTTTCCCAGGCGAATGTCCAGAAAGCCGTCGACGGCTTCTACAACGCCGGAACCACCTACGTGAACACCGTGCCGAAGTCCTGA
- a CDS encoding M1 family metallopeptidase, translating into MNGQKTAASDPYFPANGDPRYRVHRYELALEYRPGPNRLAGTARLSAIAGRAPLTEFHLNLAEFKIGRVLVNGRAPHYSHRGGKLRIRPPKPLPAGAAFTVEVHWAGNPTPVRSPWGGLGWEELTDGALVASQPVGAPSWYPCNDRPADKASYQISVNTPSAYTVVAGGRLLTRTTRASTTTWVYEQPAPTSTYLVGLSIGMYQTVLLGDPGLGGVPQSAHVPAHLLPGFSRDFARQPAMMQLFEELFGPYPFGEYAVVVADEELDVPVEAQGLSLFGANHVDGVRGSERLIAHELAHQWFGNSVTIADWRHIWLNEGFAKYAEWLWSERSGGRTAHELAAAAHRLLSGQPQDLLLADPGRKLMFDDRLYQRGGLAVHAIRCALGDGPFFRMLREWATVHRHGVVTTAGFTAHASRYALEPLDELFTAWLSEPALPPLPSPAGAL; encoded by the coding sequence GTGAACGGCCAGAAGACAGCGGCATCGGACCCGTACTTTCCGGCCAACGGCGACCCCCGTTACCGCGTGCACCGGTACGAACTCGCTCTGGAGTACCGCCCCGGCCCCAACCGGCTCGCCGGCACGGCCCGGCTCAGCGCGATCGCCGGGCGGGCGCCGCTCACCGAGTTCCACCTCAACCTGGCCGAGTTCAAAATAGGCCGCGTCCTGGTGAACGGCCGGGCCCCGCACTACAGCCACCGCGGCGGCAAACTCCGGATCCGGCCCCCCAAGCCGCTGCCCGCCGGCGCCGCCTTCACCGTCGAGGTGCACTGGGCGGGCAACCCCACCCCGGTGCGCAGCCCCTGGGGCGGGCTCGGCTGGGAGGAACTGACCGACGGCGCGCTCGTGGCGAGCCAGCCCGTCGGCGCACCCTCCTGGTACCCGTGCAACGACCGGCCCGCGGACAAGGCCTCGTACCAGATCTCGGTCAACACCCCCTCCGCCTACACCGTCGTGGCCGGAGGCAGGCTGCTCACGCGGACGACCCGGGCCTCCACCACCACGTGGGTGTACGAGCAGCCCGCGCCGACCTCCACGTACCTGGTCGGCCTGTCCATCGGCATGTACCAGACGGTGCTGCTCGGCGACCCCGGGCTCGGCGGGGTCCCGCAGAGCGCCCACGTACCGGCGCACCTGCTGCCGGGCTTCTCCCGGGACTTCGCGCGGCAGCCCGCCATGATGCAGCTGTTCGAGGAGCTGTTCGGCCCCTATCCCTTCGGCGAGTACGCGGTCGTCGTCGCCGACGAGGAACTGGACGTGCCGGTGGAGGCCCAGGGGCTCTCCCTGTTCGGCGCCAACCACGTGGACGGCGTACGCGGCTCCGAGCGGCTCATCGCCCACGAGCTCGCGCACCAGTGGTTCGGCAACAGCGTGACCATCGCCGACTGGCGGCACATCTGGCTCAACGAGGGCTTCGCGAAGTACGCGGAATGGCTCTGGTCGGAACGCTCCGGCGGCCGCACCGCGCACGAACTGGCGGCCGCCGCACACCGCTTGCTGTCCGGGCAGCCGCAGGACCTCCTGCTGGCCGACCCGGGACGCAAGCTGATGTTCGACGACCGCCTCTACCAGCGGGGCGGCTTGGCCGTGCACGCGATCCGCTGCGCACTGGGGGACGGCCCGTTCTTCCGCATGCTGCGGGAGTGGGCCACCGTGCACCGCCACGGCGTGGTCACCACGGCGGGCTTCACCGCGCACGCGTCCCGCTACGCGCTCGAACCGCTGGACGAGCTCTTCACGGCCTGGCTCTCCGAGCCGGCCCTCCCGCCGCTGCCTTCGCCGGCCGGGGCGCTCTAG
- a CDS encoding sensor histidine kinase yields MLQRPDELRHLIQYDGNIEDAPLLATAAVTTLGALLLFRAPLAAVAVALAGTVFSIGMAVRETTFVLFLLADAAVGYTAATRSRRLSVPAAGLCVATLAGYSVWQLARGTFFNASAPAGLASTVAIAWLIGNTIRQNRAHADTVRAQATRQAITAERLRIARELHDMVAHSIGIITIQAGVGSRVMDTQPAETRKALEAIEATGRETLSGLRRMLGALRKGEEEQAPLDPVPGLAALGDLVGRSASAGVRVYVRWRGERCELPPDVDLAAFRIVQEAVTNVVRHSGTRDCTVTVDYRHGELAVDVVDRGHGRAGAPGGSGYGIVGMRERVGLLHGEFSAGPLPDGGFRVAALLPIPVEAAR; encoded by the coding sequence ATGCTGCAACGGCCGGACGAGCTGCGTCACTTGATCCAGTACGACGGCAACATCGAGGATGCGCCGCTGCTGGCCACCGCCGCCGTCACGACCCTGGGCGCGCTGCTGCTCTTCCGGGCACCGCTGGCAGCCGTGGCCGTCGCGCTCGCCGGCACCGTGTTCTCGATCGGAATGGCCGTGCGGGAGACGACCTTCGTCCTGTTCCTGCTGGCCGACGCGGCCGTGGGCTACACCGCCGCGACCCGCTCCCGGCGGCTCTCCGTGCCCGCCGCCGGGCTCTGCGTCGCCACCCTGGCGGGCTACTCGGTCTGGCAGCTGGCCCGCGGCACCTTCTTCAACGCCTCGGCGCCGGCCGGGCTCGCGTCGACCGTCGCCATCGCCTGGCTGATCGGCAACACGATCCGTCAGAACCGGGCCCACGCGGACACGGTGCGCGCCCAGGCCACACGTCAGGCGATCACCGCCGAGCGGCTGCGGATCGCCCGGGAACTGCACGACATGGTCGCCCACAGCATCGGCATCATCACCATCCAGGCCGGCGTGGGCAGCCGCGTCATGGACACCCAGCCCGCCGAGACGCGCAAGGCCCTCGAAGCCATCGAGGCCACCGGCCGGGAGACCCTCTCCGGCCTGCGGCGGATGCTCGGCGCGCTGCGCAAGGGCGAGGAGGAGCAGGCGCCGCTGGATCCGGTCCCCGGCCTCGCCGCCCTCGGCGACCTCGTCGGGCGCAGCGCGTCCGCCGGTGTCCGGGTCTACGTCCGCTGGCGCGGGGAGCGGTGCGAACTGCCCCCGGACGTGGACCTGGCGGCCTTCCGCATCGTCCAGGAGGCGGTCACCAACGTGGTGCGGCACTCCGGCACCCGGGACTGCACGGTGACCGTCGACTACCGCCACGGCGAGCTGGCCGTCGACGTGGTCGACCGCGGCCACGGCCGCGCCGGAGCCCCCGGGGGCTCCGGATACGGCATCGTCGGCATGCGGGAGCGGGTCGGTCTGCTGCACGGAGAGTTCAGCGCCGGGCCGTTGCCGGACGGCGGCTTCCGCGTGGCGGCCCTGCTCCCGATACCGGTGGAGGCCGCCCGATGA
- a CDS encoding ABC transporter ATP-binding protein encodes MIESTRLTKRYGDTVAVDDLTFTVEPGRVTGFLGPNGAGKSTTLRMILGLNAPTGGSVTVDGVPFAHRPRGLRHVGALLDAQDVHGGRSARAHLSALARGNGIPLSRVDEVLREVGLTKAAARRIGGYSLGMKQRLGIAGALLGDPPVLLFDEPLNGLDPEGVLWVRGLFRRLASEGRTLLVSSHMMAEMEHTADRIVVIGRGRLIADESLAEFSARHASRGVRVHTPDPAALEAVLVGEGGSVRREGGPAVRVTGLTAARIGELAHRHRIVLHELATDASSLESVFLFLTTDSVEYPAGDPR; translated from the coding sequence GTGATCGAATCGACTCGGCTGACCAAGCGGTACGGCGACACCGTCGCCGTCGACGACCTGACCTTCACCGTGGAACCGGGCCGGGTGACGGGCTTCCTCGGCCCCAACGGCGCGGGGAAATCCACCACCCTGCGCATGATCCTGGGCCTGAACGCGCCGACCGGCGGGAGCGTCACGGTGGACGGGGTCCCCTTCGCCCACCGCCCGCGGGGGCTGCGCCACGTCGGCGCGCTGCTGGACGCCCAGGACGTGCACGGCGGACGGAGCGCGCGGGCCCACCTGTCCGCCCTGGCCCGCGGCAACGGCATCCCCCTGTCCCGGGTGGACGAGGTCCTGCGTGAGGTCGGGCTGACGAAGGCGGCGGCCCGCCGGATCGGCGGCTACTCACTCGGCATGAAGCAGCGCCTCGGCATCGCGGGCGCCCTGCTCGGCGATCCGCCGGTGCTGCTGTTCGACGAGCCCCTGAACGGCCTGGATCCCGAGGGCGTGCTGTGGGTGCGCGGCCTGTTCCGGCGGCTGGCGTCCGAGGGCCGCACCCTGCTCGTCTCGAGCCACATGATGGCCGAGATGGAGCACACCGCCGACCGGATCGTCGTCATCGGCCGGGGCCGGCTGATCGCCGACGAGAGCCTCGCGGAGTTCTCGGCGCGGCACGCCTCCCGGGGCGTGAGGGTCCACACCCCCGACCCGGCGGCCCTGGAGGCCGTACTGGTCGGCGAGGGCGGGTCGGTGCGCAGGGAGGGCGGCCCGGCCGTCCGCGTCACCGGTCTGACCGCGGCCCGGATCGGCGAGCTCGCCCACCGGCACCGCATCGTGCTGCACGAACTGGCCACGGACGCCTCGTCCCTGGAGTCGGTGTTCCTCTTCCTCACCACCGACAGCGTCGAATACCCCGCAGGAGACCCCCGATGA
- a CDS encoding ABC transporter permease, protein MITPSTPTTPSAPAPSGTVPFERTVPPAAAAFTDLLAAEWIKMRSLRSTYWLLALSAVVAIAINVNGVHSDLPYIDQSHPPVPGEPPYLYDPLFHGLSSIAADVMALAAAAFGAITVFGEYATGMIRTTFAAVPDRRAVIKAKVVLVAATSLLLGVVVSVTSFFTVNAMLSSRHVGLSIDDPGCLRAVVAYALVVPVCALTGMAFGAVLRHATASIVAVVGLLFLLPLLFGGDRYRFLKEIGNHLPLAAQARLALNPEASTSLGAHPGTVTGSWIALAGWALVSVITAVTVVRRRDV, encoded by the coding sequence ATGATCACACCGAGCACACCGACCACACCGAGCGCACCGGCTCCGTCCGGCACCGTGCCGTTCGAGCGGACGGTGCCGCCCGCGGCGGCCGCCTTCACCGACCTGCTCGCCGCCGAGTGGATCAAGATGCGGTCGCTCAGGTCGACCTACTGGTTGCTCGCCCTCAGTGCCGTCGTCGCGATCGCGATCAACGTGAACGGCGTCCACTCCGACCTGCCGTACATCGACCAGTCGCATCCCCCGGTTCCCGGCGAACCCCCCTATCTGTACGACCCGTTGTTCCACGGACTGAGCAGCATCGCCGCCGACGTCATGGCCCTGGCCGCGGCCGCGTTCGGGGCCATCACCGTCTTCGGCGAATACGCGACCGGGATGATCCGCACCACCTTCGCCGCCGTTCCCGACCGGCGCGCGGTGATCAAGGCCAAGGTGGTCCTGGTCGCCGCGACCTCGCTCCTGCTCGGCGTCGTGGTCTCCGTGACCTCGTTCTTCACGGTCAACGCGATGCTGTCCTCCCGGCACGTCGGGCTCTCGATCGACGACCCCGGCTGTCTGCGGGCCGTCGTGGCCTACGCGCTGGTCGTCCCGGTGTGCGCGCTGACCGGCATGGCGTTCGGGGCCGTCCTGCGTCACGCCACGGCCTCGATCGTCGCGGTCGTGGGCCTGCTCTTCCTCCTGCCCCTGCTCTTCGGCGGCGATCGGTACAGGTTCCTGAAGGAGATCGGCAACCACCTGCCGCTCGCCGCCCAGGCCCGGCTGGCCCTGAACCCGGAGGCCTCCACCTCCCTGGGCGCCCACCCGGGCACGGTCACGGGCTCCTGGATCGCGCTCGCGGGCTGGGCGCTCGTCTCGGTGATCACGGCCGTGACGGTCGTACGGCGCCGGGACGTCTGA